The Nothobranchius furzeri strain GRZ-AD chromosome 6, NfurGRZ-RIMD1, whole genome shotgun sequence genome includes a region encoding these proteins:
- the tmem203 gene encoding transmembrane protein 203 produces MLFSLRELVQWLGFATFELFLHLLALLVFSMMVALKVDLSSLHLSWWLVFVPLFAADGLSTYFTAIVSIRLYQENEKRLAVLRLLWVLTVLSLKLVCEVLLCQKLDDQDQARDLWYGLIVSPLFILLQLLMIRACRVN; encoded by the coding sequence ATGCTGTTCTCCTTGAGGGAGCTGGTTCAGTGGCTGGGCTTTGCCACCTTTGAACTCTTTCTTCACCTGCTTGCTTTACTGGTCTTCAGCATGATGGTTGCCCTGAAAGTGGACCTGTCGAGCCTCCATCTGAGCTGGTGGCTGGTTTTTGTCCCTCTGTTCGCTGCAGACGGCCTCAGCACCTACTTTACCGCCATCGTGTCCATTCGGCTTTACCAGGAGAACGAGAAGCGGCTGGCGGTGCTGCGGCTCCTCTGGGTGCTGACGGTGCTCAGCCTGAAGCTGGTGTGCGAGGTTCTCCTGTGCCAGAAGCTGGACGATCAAGACCAAGCCAGAGACCTGTGGTATGGCCTCATCGTTTCACCGCTCTTCATcctgctgcagctgctgatgATACGAGCGTGCCGGGTTAACTGA